A genomic window from Bacteroidia bacterium includes:
- the trpS gene encoding tryptophan--tRNA ligase, which translates to MATILTGVQSSGRVHLGNILGAILPAIELGNTQENSYFFIADLHSLTSLKNSKQLQENILQVATAWIACGLSVEKSVFFRQSDVVEHTEMQWYLQCFAPYAMLANAHSFKDKSENLASVNAGVFTYPVLMAADILLYDANFVPVGKDQKQHLEITRDIAGTINHTLGDIFVLPEPIIAENVMTIPGIDGRKMSKSYDNYIDIFSEEKLLRKKIMSIVTDSLPVEAPKNPDTCTIFSLFRSIADSAEAELLRQQYLSGGMGYGKAKELLFEAILTRFATERTKFQELIKHPKYIEEQLLGGASKAQPKAREVLNRIRAKLGIRTR; encoded by the coding sequence ATGGCAACAATACTTACGGGGGTTCAGAGTTCCGGCCGGGTTCATTTGGGAAATATTTTGGGCGCAATCTTACCCGCAATCGAGCTGGGAAATACGCAAGAAAATTCCTATTTTTTTATCGCAGACTTACACTCTTTAACATCATTAAAAAATAGTAAGCAACTGCAAGAGAACATATTGCAGGTTGCTACAGCGTGGATTGCCTGTGGGCTTTCTGTTGAGAAGTCTGTCTTTTTTCGCCAATCTGATGTGGTAGAGCATACCGAAATGCAGTGGTATCTGCAATGTTTCGCTCCGTATGCTATGCTGGCAAACGCCCATTCATTCAAAGATAAATCCGAAAATTTAGCCTCTGTAAATGCCGGCGTGTTTACCTATCCGGTTTTAATGGCTGCCGATATTTTGCTCTATGATGCTAATTTTGTCCCGGTTGGTAAAGACCAAAAACAACATCTTGAAATCACACGGGACATAGCCGGAACCATTAACCATACTTTAGGAGATATTTTTGTGCTCCCAGAACCAATTATTGCAGAAAATGTGATGACTATTCCCGGTATAGACGGACGTAAAATGAGTAAGTCTTATGATAACTACATTGATATTTTTTCGGAAGAAAAACTATTACGCAAAAAAATAATGTCTATCGTAACGGATTCTTTACCCGTAGAAGCCCCTAAAAATCCAGATACCTGCACCATTTTCAGCTTGTTTCGTTCAATAGCTGATTCAGCCGAAGCAGAGTTGCTTAGGCAGCAATATTTATCCGGTGGAATGGGCTACGGAAAAGCTAAGGAATTATTGTTTGAAGCTATTTTAACCCGCTTTGCAACTGAAAGAACTAAGTTTCAGGAGTTAATCAAACACCCGAAGTA
- the rpsA gene encoding 30S ribosomal protein S1, translating to MNQDNTLENLASAEDQDFWNTVEGYSQTTRTELGKLYERTFHAPPRSKDVVRGKVVAMDKREVVVNIGTKSDGVVSLSEFKDYPNLKVGDEVEVYLEAIENRSGEMVLSRKLANSIKTWEKINKALEEDVIMEGIVKRRTKGGFVVDLEGIEAFLPGSQVDVKPIRDYESFVGRRMEFKIVKINSTHDNVVISHKVLIEKGLEAQKLEILNKLEKGQVLEGTVKNMTNFGVFIDLGGLDGLLHITDISWGRITSPEEVLKLHDKINVVVLDFDDDKKRISLGLKQLYPHPWDTLDATLTAGSRITGKVVTIADYGIFIEIIPGVEGLVHVSEMSWSQHPKNPTEIYKISQDVEAVILTLDREERKMSLGIKQLTQDPWLTAAAKYPVNSAHKGIVRNLTNYGLFVELEEGVDGLIHVSDLSWSKKFNHPSEYVKKDEELDVIVLEIDIENHKLSLGHKQLTEDPWATFESIFSMDSVHQGLITKITDKGAMLEMEYGVEGFTPTKHLATAPGEPALKVGDTIDFKVIEFSKDAKKIVFSHTKYWKDLQGQLEDKTKKTRTSSSKEKVSKKLADAERSTLGEIDALAALKANLMAQERDAAKEKLEKAAEKNTNRPTEENPES from the coding sequence ATGAATCAGGATAACACATTAGAAAATTTAGCATCAGCAGAAGACCAAGATTTTTGGAATACTGTTGAGGGGTATTCGCAGACAACTCGTACTGAATTAGGAAAGTTGTATGAGCGCACCTTTCATGCTCCACCTCGTTCGAAAGATGTTGTGCGTGGCAAAGTAGTTGCTATGGACAAACGCGAAGTAGTTGTGAATATTGGTACTAAGTCTGACGGAGTAGTATCTTTGTCAGAGTTTAAAGACTATCCAAATCTAAAAGTTGGCGACGAAGTAGAAGTTTACTTAGAAGCTATCGAAAATAGATCTGGTGAGATGGTACTTTCTCGAAAACTAGCGAACTCTATTAAAACTTGGGAGAAAATCAACAAGGCATTAGAGGAAGACGTTATCATGGAAGGTATTGTTAAACGCAGAACCAAAGGTGGCTTCGTAGTTGATTTAGAAGGAATAGAAGCCTTCTTGCCCGGGTCGCAGGTTGATGTAAAACCTATTCGGGATTACGAGTCTTTTGTAGGCCGGCGCATGGAATTTAAGATAGTTAAAATAAATTCCACCCATGACAATGTAGTAATTTCACATAAAGTCCTAATTGAAAAAGGATTAGAAGCCCAAAAGCTCGAAATCCTAAATAAATTGGAAAAAGGCCAAGTTCTCGAAGGAACCGTCAAAAACATGACTAACTTTGGTGTGTTTATAGACTTAGGTGGCTTAGACGGCTTGTTACATATCACGGATATTTCTTGGGGCAGGATTACTTCACCTGAAGAAGTGCTCAAATTACATGATAAAATTAACGTTGTTGTATTAGACTTCGATGATGATAAAAAACGTATCAGCTTAGGATTAAAGCAGCTCTACCCTCATCCGTGGGATACCTTAGATGCTACTTTAACGGCCGGTAGCCGAATTACCGGAAAAGTAGTAACCATAGCTGACTACGGAATATTTATCGAAATCATACCGGGCGTAGAAGGTCTTGTTCACGTGAGCGAAATGTCTTGGTCTCAGCATCCTAAAAACCCAACAGAAATCTACAAGATTAGCCAAGATGTGGAAGCTGTTATCTTGACCTTAGATAGAGAAGAGCGTAAGATGTCTTTGGGAATAAAGCAACTGACCCAAGATCCTTGGCTCACCGCCGCAGCAAAATATCCGGTTAATTCGGCGCATAAAGGTATCGTTAGAAATCTTACCAATTATGGTCTTTTTGTAGAACTGGAAGAAGGCGTTGACGGGCTTATCCACGTTTCAGATCTTTCTTGGTCTAAGAAGTTTAATCACCCCTCCGAATACGTCAAAAAAGACGAGGAATTAGATGTTATAGTTCTCGAAATTGACATAGAGAATCATAAACTTAGTTTAGGCCATAAACAATTGACCGAAGATCCTTGGGCTACATTTGAATCCATTTTCAGTATGGATTCTGTACACCAAGGTCTCATTACTAAAATAACAGATAAAGGAGCTATGTTGGAAATGGAGTACGGCGTAGAAGGCTTTACACCAACCAAACATTTGGCTACTGCTCCCGGAGAACCTGCTCTAAAAGTGGGAGATACGATTGACTTTAAAGTAATTGAATTTAGTAAAGATGCCAAAAAAATAGTTTTTTCACACACAAAATACTGGAAAGACTTACAAGGACAGCTAGAAGATAAAACCAAAAAGACACGTACATCATCATCTAAAGAAAAAGTCAGCAAGAAATTAGCTGATGCTGAACGTTCTACACTTGGAGAAATTGATGCTTTAGCTGCTCTAAAAGCTAATTTAATGGCACAAGAAAGAGATGCTGCTAAGGAAAAATTAGAAAAAGCAGCAGAAAAAAATACCAACCGACCAACAGAGGAAAATCCAGAATCATAA